The following proteins are co-located in the Pseudomonas antarctica genome:
- a CDS encoding ATPase domain-containing protein — protein sequence MSTNVHIKRLSTGVPGFNEVLGGGLPEFSFNLIAGPPGSGKTTLAHQMMFALATAERPALYFTVLGEPPLKMLRYQQQFQFFQTHAINHSVRYINLSMDTLAGDLGEVLRRIVGEVETYSPGLIFVDSFRSVVLASQTQANPNNNLPQFVQQLGLMMTSWQATTFLIGEYFSQTESNPIFTVADGLIWMGQSVQRNSMVRQMQIMKMRGQPSLPGLHTFRINQTGLEVFAPVQNAVKPKAAQPASRARLGTGIAGLDEMLGGGLPQGYSLLVAGPSGSGKTILAASFLASGAQQGEKGVIAVFEQSPNRLQSPELLTLIESDRVGVVDSHASDLSIDEIVHRLLGEIERLGATRVVIDSLSGFELALAPTFRADFRESLSCLVSALSQAGVSVLMTCELEDRYTDLRFSPYGTAFMTDAIIVQRYIEIDSRLMRVMAVVKVRASAHSDELRLYEISDEGMVVGHPLKSHEGLLGGRPSLMSPPTQKGH from the coding sequence ATGAGTACCAACGTTCACATTAAACGCCTATCTACCGGCGTGCCTGGGTTCAACGAAGTGCTGGGTGGCGGGCTGCCGGAATTCTCGTTCAATCTCATTGCCGGGCCTCCAGGCAGCGGCAAGACGACGTTAGCCCATCAAATGATGTTTGCATTGGCCACGGCGGAGCGCCCTGCCCTTTACTTTACAGTCCTGGGCGAACCGCCTCTGAAAATGTTGCGTTACCAGCAGCAATTTCAATTCTTCCAAACACATGCGATCAATCACTCGGTTCGCTATATCAACCTCTCTATGGACACGCTCGCCGGTGACCTTGGCGAAGTCCTCAGGCGCATCGTCGGCGAAGTCGAAACCTATAGCCCGGGGTTGATCTTTGTGGATTCGTTCCGCTCGGTTGTACTGGCAAGCCAGACTCAGGCCAATCCCAATAATAATCTCCCGCAATTTGTTCAACAGCTCGGGTTGATGATGACCAGTTGGCAGGCAACGACCTTTCTGATTGGCGAATACTTTTCGCAAACAGAAAGTAATCCCATCTTTACCGTCGCAGATGGACTGATTTGGATGGGTCAGAGTGTGCAGCGCAACTCTATGGTTCGACAAATGCAGATCATGAAAATGCGCGGGCAACCAAGCTTGCCGGGGCTGCATACTTTTCGGATCAATCAAACGGGCTTAGAGGTTTTCGCCCCCGTGCAAAACGCGGTTAAGCCGAAAGCGGCCCAACCTGCATCGCGCGCACGCCTGGGTACAGGTATCGCAGGTCTGGATGAAATGCTGGGCGGTGGTCTGCCGCAGGGCTACTCACTATTGGTCGCCGGACCTTCCGGCTCTGGCAAAACCATTTTGGCCGCGAGCTTCCTCGCCAGCGGTGCACAGCAGGGCGAGAAAGGCGTCATTGCGGTCTTCGAGCAAAGTCCCAACCGCTTGCAGAGTCCTGAACTCTTGACGCTCATCGAAAGCGACCGGGTGGGTGTAGTGGATAGCCACGCGTCTGACCTGTCCATAGATGAGATTGTGCATCGGCTGCTCGGTGAAATAGAGCGGCTTGGCGCCACACGCGTTGTCATCGACTCGCTCTCCGGTTTTGAACTTGCCCTGGCACCGACGTTTCGAGCCGATTTTCGTGAATCGCTTTCGTGCCTGGTGAGTGCCTTGAGCCAGGCAGGCGTCAGCGTACTGATGACGTGTGAGCTTGAAGACCGCTATACCGACCTGCGATTCAGCCCATACGGCACCGCCTTTATGACGGATGCCATCATCGTTCAGCGTTATATCGAAATTGACAGTCGTTTAATGCGAGTCATGGCCGTCGTCAAAGTGCGCGCCAGCGCTCACTCCGATGAGTTACGACTTTACGAGATCAGTGATGAGGGGATGGTGGTTGGTCACCCTTTGAAGAGTCACGAAGGACTGCTGGGTGGGCGACCTTCACTGATGTCGCCGCCGACACAAAAGGGTCATTGA